One region of Haloprofundus salilacus genomic DNA includes:
- a CDS encoding alpha/beta fold hydrolase — protein MPTALTNDVETYYERRGSGPPLVFVHGAILDHTQWTAQMDALGDDYTTFAYDVRGHGRTGGSDRERYSMELFADDLDAFLTALGIERPVICGLSMGGCIAQVYTARHPDRIAGLVLADTFTPELLSRGEWLQRSVMLQATVLPVRLLGYERVEKAMVWLQERLSGEGVSGDYGNVERLREAGPKMETEEFAKVIRAVVTFHETDLDLSAITAPTLVLYGEHEPPFIRRHVPKLHAELPNATVQEVPGAGHASNLDDPEFFTGAMREFFTRAVFPSAESGGESESVTRSEDGN, from the coding sequence ATGCCGACTGCACTGACGAACGACGTCGAAACGTACTACGAGCGACGAGGCTCCGGCCCGCCGCTCGTGTTCGTCCACGGTGCGATTCTCGACCACACCCAGTGGACGGCGCAGATGGACGCCCTCGGTGACGACTACACGACGTTCGCCTACGACGTCCGCGGCCACGGTCGTACCGGCGGGTCGGACAGAGAGCGCTACTCGATGGAGCTGTTCGCCGACGACCTCGACGCGTTTCTCACCGCGTTGGGCATCGAACGTCCGGTCATCTGCGGGCTCTCGATGGGCGGCTGCATTGCACAGGTGTACACGGCCAGACATCCCGACCGGATAGCAGGACTCGTCCTCGCGGACACGTTTACGCCCGAACTGTTGAGCCGAGGCGAGTGGTTACAGCGCTCGGTGATGCTCCAAGCGACCGTCCTGCCGGTTCGACTGCTCGGCTACGAACGTGTCGAGAAGGCGATGGTGTGGCTCCAAGAACGACTGTCGGGAGAGGGCGTCAGCGGCGACTACGGAAACGTCGAGCGACTCCGCGAAGCGGGACCGAAGATGGAGACCGAGGAGTTCGCGAAGGTGATTCGCGCGGTCGTGACGTTCCACGAGACGGACCTTGACCTCTCAGCGATTACCGCCCCGACGCTCGTCCTGTACGGCGAACACGAACCACCGTTCATCCGGCGTCACGTCCCGAAACTGCACGCCGAGCTACCGAACGCCACTGTGCAGGAGGTTCCGGGTGCGGGGCACGCCTCGAATCTCGACGACCCCGAGTTCTTCACCGGGGCAATGCGGGAATTTTTCACCCGAGCGGTCTTTCCGAGCGCCGAAAGTGGCGGAGAGAGCGAAAGCGTAACGAGGAGCGAAGACGGGAACTGA
- the purF gene encoding amidophosphoribosyltransferase, with the protein MHQGRATRRVGDGLNEKCGVVGVSLDERGAARPLYYSLYALQHRGQESAGIVTHDGFQQHSHVEMGLVGDVFDEESLSTLRGTAGIGHVRYPTAGGVNSCCAQPFAVSFKSGSLGLAHNGNLVNADELRSELENLGHAFTSDGDTEVIAHDLARNLLESDLVRAVKRTMERIHGSYALTISHDDTVLGVRDPEGNRPLCIGKIDGGYVIASESAAIDTLDGELVRDVRPGELVVLETDGSGFDSYQLVEKENSAHCFFEHVYFSRPDSVIDGTLVYEVRRNLGRALWDESGVETDVVMPVPDSGRAFATGYAEAAGETTADGEPRAEDDDGVEFAEGLMKNRYVGRTFIMPTQDERERAVRLKLNPIRSTVEGKTVTLIDDSIVRGTTSTQLVQLLRDAGAEEVHMRIGAPPIIAPCYMGIDMHTREELIAADRSVAEVRDEIGADSLSYLSIDSIAECLQKSRADLCLGCVTGEYPYDIDGETTDRDVTRPAIGAEAPADD; encoded by the coding sequence ATGCATCAGGGGCGGGCTACCCGTCGAGTCGGAGACGGTCTCAACGAAAAGTGCGGCGTCGTCGGCGTCTCGCTCGACGAACGGGGGGCTGCGCGGCCGTTGTACTACTCGCTGTACGCGCTCCAACACCGCGGACAGGAGTCGGCGGGTATCGTCACCCACGACGGCTTCCAGCAGCACAGCCACGTGGAGATGGGTCTCGTCGGTGACGTGTTCGACGAGGAGTCGCTCTCGACGCTCCGCGGCACCGCGGGCATCGGTCACGTCCGCTACCCGACGGCGGGCGGCGTCAACAGCTGCTGTGCGCAACCGTTCGCCGTCTCGTTCAAATCCGGCTCGCTCGGTCTCGCGCACAACGGCAACCTCGTCAACGCCGACGAACTCCGCTCGGAACTGGAGAATCTCGGCCACGCGTTCACCTCCGACGGCGATACCGAGGTCATCGCGCACGACCTGGCTCGCAACCTCCTGGAGTCGGACCTCGTCCGCGCCGTCAAGCGGACGATGGAGCGAATCCACGGGTCGTACGCGCTCACCATCAGCCACGACGACACCGTCCTCGGCGTTCGCGACCCTGAGGGGAATCGCCCGCTCTGCATCGGAAAGATAGACGGCGGCTACGTCATCGCCTCGGAATCGGCCGCGATCGACACACTCGACGGCGAACTCGTCCGCGACGTGCGACCTGGCGAACTGGTCGTCCTCGAAACCGACGGCAGCGGCTTCGACTCCTATCAACTGGTGGAGAAGGAGAACTCGGCGCACTGTTTCTTCGAACACGTCTACTTCTCGCGGCCCGACTCGGTCATCGACGGCACGCTCGTCTACGAAGTTCGACGCAACCTCGGCCGCGCGCTCTGGGACGAGAGCGGCGTCGAGACGGACGTGGTGATGCCGGTCCCCGACTCGGGACGCGCCTTCGCCACCGGCTATGCCGAGGCGGCGGGCGAGACGACCGCCGACGGCGAGCCTCGGGCCGAGGACGACGACGGCGTCGAGTTCGCCGAGGGGCTGATGAAAAATCGGTACGTCGGTCGGACGTTCATCATGCCGACGCAGGACGAGCGCGAGCGCGCGGTTCGGCTGAAACTCAACCCGATCCGCAGTACAGTGGAGGGCAAGACGGTGACGCTCATCGACGACAGCATCGTCCGGGGCACCACGTCGACGCAGTTGGTCCAACTGCTGCGCGACGCCGGAGCCGAGGAGGTTCACATGCGAATCGGCGCGCCGCCGATTATCGCACCGTGTTACATGGGCATCGACATGCACACTCGCGAGGAGCTCATCGCCGCCGACCGCTCCGTCGCGGAGGTCCGCGACGAGATCGGCGCCGACAGTCTCAGCTACCTCTCTATAGACTCTATCGCCGAATGCCTCCAGAAATCGCGCGCCGACCTCTGTCTGGGTTGCGTCACCGGCGAGTATCCGTACGACATCGACGGCGAGACGACCGATCGCGACGTGACTCGCCCGGCCATCGGCGCCGAAGCGCCCGCCGACGACTGA
- a CDS encoding 50S ribosomal protein L37e, whose protein sequence is MTGAGTPSQGKKNKTTHVKCRRCGEKSYHVKKKVCSSCGFGKSAKRREYAWQSKAGE, encoded by the coding sequence ATGACCGGAGCAGGAACCCCGAGTCAGGGCAAGAAGAACAAGACGACGCACGTCAAGTGCCGTCGCTGCGGCGAGAAATCTTATCACGTGAAGAAGAAGGTCTGCTCGTCCTGCGGCTTCGGCAAGTCGGCGAAACGTCGCGAGTACGCGTGGCAGTCGAAAGCGGGCGAGTAA
- a CDS encoding LSM domain-containing protein: MSGRPLDVLEASLNESVTVQLKDGTSYFGTLAGYDQHMNVVLEESLEDDDGLLGGLDVEEVEDTTIIRGDNVVTITA; encoded by the coding sequence ATGAGCGGACGACCCCTCGACGTACTCGAGGCATCCCTAAACGAGTCGGTCACCGTGCAGTTGAAGGACGGCACGTCCTACTTCGGCACGCTGGCGGGCTACGACCAGCACATGAACGTCGTACTCGAAGAGAGCCTCGAAGACGACGACGGGCTCCTCGGTGGTCTCGACGTCGAGGAAGTCGAAGACACAACGATTATACGCGGCGATAACGTGGTCACGATAACAGCATGA
- a CDS encoding GNAT family N-acetyltransferase, with the protein MSVNVELRVDKPGQSTYGEDAWALKERIHEQEDVLKQRRGFFMDAYRRSKTHLFYEDERLVGFVSTRRDGYILFLAVAPEVRGEGYGERLVATVADEHRTVTCHARTTNTAALNFYEHIGFEITRRIDNYYEDGGNAYYLRLGEDGGLREKLSDFVRR; encoded by the coding sequence GTGAGCGTCAACGTCGAACTGCGCGTCGATAAGCCGGGGCAGTCAACCTACGGGGAGGACGCCTGGGCGCTCAAAGAACGTATCCACGAGCAGGAGGACGTGCTGAAGCAGCGACGCGGCTTCTTCATGGACGCATACCGCCGCTCGAAGACGCACCTGTTCTACGAAGACGAGCGGCTCGTCGGATTCGTCTCGACGCGGCGCGACGGCTACATCCTCTTTCTGGCCGTCGCCCCGGAGGTTCGCGGCGAAGGCTACGGCGAGCGCCTCGTCGCGACGGTGGCCGACGAACACCGGACGGTCACCTGCCACGCGCGGACGACGAACACGGCGGCGTTGAACTTCTACGAGCACATTGGCTTCGAGATAACCCGCCGCATCGACAACTACTACGAGGACGGCGGTAACGCCTACTACCTCCGCCTCGGCGAGGACGGCGGTCTGCGCGAGAAACTCTCCGACTTCGTCCGTCGGTAA
- a CDS encoding DUF502 domain-containing protein: protein MDESRPRVDRRVRRTVRERLKEAAVTGVAVVIPLVITLVVFMVALDAVSQYLDVLSDYLVRFPWGVSVPVSFIDRELAIELLTPVVLFGIVLFVGFVVEGSKYGERAVDYFDAVLGAVPGVGAVYDSFRQMSDVVLESDVQNFRDVKLVEFPADGVYTLGFVTTETPPRLTDATEHDALLTMFLPLAPNPVMGGHLVHVPEPKVHDVEMTVEEGVRAIVTSGVAIGPASETEVGLSESQLRSLSAINEGTKPELSNGAGDGSGGDNGSDGSDGGDGSDEGVDSGDGSESQTDATQVGATQTDRGE from the coding sequence ATGGACGAGTCGCGGCCGCGCGTCGACCGACGCGTTCGCCGGACGGTGCGAGAGCGTTTGAAAGAGGCCGCCGTCACCGGCGTCGCGGTCGTGATTCCGCTCGTCATCACGCTCGTCGTCTTCATGGTGGCGCTCGACGCCGTCTCGCAGTACCTCGACGTGCTCTCGGACTACCTCGTCCGGTTTCCGTGGGGCGTGAGCGTCCCCGTGAGCTTCATCGATCGGGAGTTGGCCATCGAACTGCTCACCCCCGTCGTCCTGTTCGGCATCGTCCTCTTTGTCGGGTTCGTCGTCGAAGGCTCGAAGTACGGCGAGCGCGCCGTCGACTACTTCGACGCCGTCCTCGGGGCGGTTCCCGGCGTCGGCGCGGTGTACGACAGTTTCCGACAGATGAGCGACGTGGTGTTGGAGAGCGACGTCCAGAACTTCCGTGACGTGAAACTGGTCGAGTTCCCAGCCGACGGCGTCTACACGCTCGGATTCGTCACCACGGAGACCCCGCCGCGACTCACCGACGCCACTGAGCACGACGCGCTGCTGACGATGTTTCTGCCGCTGGCGCCGAACCCGGTGATGGGCGGTCACCTCGTCCACGTCCCCGAACCGAAGGTTCACGACGTGGAGATGACCGTCGAGGAGGGCGTCCGCGCCATCGTCACCAGCGGCGTCGCCATCGGCCCGGCGTCGGAGACGGAGGTCGGTCTCTCGGAGAGCCAGCTTCGGAGCCTCTCGGCGATAAACGAGGGGACGAAACCCGAGCTGTCCAACGGCGCGGGCGACGGGAGCGGCGGTGACAACGGCAGTGACGGCAGTGACGGCGGCGACGGGAGCGACGAGGGGGTCGATAGCGGCGACGGCAGCGAGTCACAGACCGACGCAACACAGGTCGGCGCAACGCAAACCGACCGGGGCGAGTAA
- a CDS encoding archease produces MSYELCEHTADVAVAAEGPTLAAVFAAVADGLAAAMCESVPDAGERFSLRVRAESREAALFDYLDELVYERDVREVLPVENRATVRRDGGGWVVDADARGVPLSGLGAREVKAVTYSEMELSETPDGWRAYVVFDV; encoded by the coding sequence ATGAGCTACGAACTGTGCGAGCACACGGCTGACGTCGCTGTCGCCGCCGAGGGTCCGACGCTCGCCGCCGTCTTCGCCGCCGTCGCCGACGGCCTCGCGGCGGCGATGTGCGAGTCCGTCCCCGACGCAGGCGAGCGATTCTCGCTCCGCGTTCGCGCCGAGAGCCGCGAAGCGGCGCTGTTCGACTACTTAGACGAACTCGTCTACGAGCGCGACGTGCGCGAGGTTCTGCCCGTCGAGAACCGCGCGACGGTACGCCGCGACGGCGGCGGGTGGGTCGTCGACGCCGACGCTCGGGGCGTCCCGCTCTCCGGTCTCGGCGCGCGCGAGGTGAAAGCGGTCACCTACTCGGAGATGGAACTCTCGGAGACACCGGACGGCTGGCGCGCGTACGTCGTCTTCGACGTGTGA
- a CDS encoding DoxX family protein gives MRSRTLRAVFATVALLALPSVASAHVKYVVDGGGAGNAVRLLATVATDPLSLALLLGTAAAVVVAAAGYLRYRPAGDDVRAFRAVMDDYRDLVPWLLRLSVGLPLVGAGFAGYFFTPLVSAPTRLFGVVVGFLLLFGLATRLAAVVGLLGYLVGLAFRPELLLAFEYLPAFLAILLVGGGRPSADQLIARMADDDQTLYSRVDPFYRRITVPFERRIAPYRGFVPTILRVGMGLSFMYLGVTQKLMNPVEALAVVEKYDLTAVIPVLPELWVVGAGLAEAAVGFALLFGAFTRASSLVAFGLFTTTLFGLPDDPVLAHISLFGLVSALLVTGAGPFSLDGWLARETHSERGVAAD, from the coding sequence ATGAGATCCCGCACGCTTCGAGCGGTGTTCGCAACCGTCGCGTTGCTCGCGCTCCCCAGCGTCGCGAGCGCGCACGTGAAGTACGTCGTCGACGGCGGTGGCGCGGGCAACGCCGTTCGCCTGCTGGCGACGGTCGCCACCGATCCACTGAGTCTCGCACTGCTTCTCGGAACTGCCGCCGCCGTCGTCGTCGCCGCGGCGGGCTACCTCCGGTACCGACCCGCCGGAGACGACGTTCGCGCGTTTCGGGCGGTGATGGACGATTACCGCGATTTAGTGCCGTGGCTGCTTCGCCTGAGCGTCGGCCTCCCCCTCGTGGGGGCGGGCTTCGCGGGCTATTTCTTCACGCCGCTGGTTTCCGCGCCGACCCGCCTGTTCGGCGTCGTCGTCGGCTTTCTGCTCCTGTTCGGGTTGGCGACGCGTCTCGCCGCCGTCGTCGGACTCCTCGGCTACCTCGTCGGGTTAGCGTTCCGGCCGGAACTCCTGTTGGCCTTCGAGTACCTCCCTGCGTTTCTCGCCATCCTCCTCGTCGGCGGGGGCCGACCGAGCGCCGACCAACTCATCGCCCGGATGGCCGACGACGACCAGACGCTCTACTCGCGCGTCGACCCGTTCTACCGCCGCATCACTGTCCCGTTCGAGCGGCGCATCGCGCCCTATCGCGGGTTCGTCCCGACGATTCTGCGCGTCGGGATGGGCCTCTCGTTCATGTATCTCGGCGTGACGCAGAAACTGATGAACCCCGTCGAAGCGCTCGCCGTCGTCGAGAAGTACGACCTGACGGCCGTCATCCCCGTGTTGCCCGAATTGTGGGTCGTCGGCGCGGGACTGGCCGAGGCCGCCGTCGGCTTCGCGCTGCTGTTCGGCGCGTTCACGCGCGCTTCGTCGCTCGTCGCGTTCGGTCTCTTCACTACGACGCTGTTCGGCCTGCCGGACGACCCCGTGCTGGCGCACATCTCGCTTTTCGGTCTCGTCTCGGCGCTGCTCGTCACCGGGGCCGGCCCGTTCTCGCTCGACGGGTGGCTGGCGCGCGAGACCCACTCGGAACGGGGCGTCGCAGCCGACTGA
- a CDS encoding RtcB family protein produces the protein MTTREFDGVRLERVREYVWEIPREGEMRVPARVLASEELLEQIGDDKTLQQLKNATHLPGMTKHALCMPDGHQGYGFPVGGVGATDAKDGCISPGAVGYDINCGVRMMRTNLTYDDLQGQEEELVDALFAAIPSGLGGGGVVESDVDTVNAVLERGVDWALEAGYAVEDDLLHCEDEGRRPDADADAVSEKAKNRGRKQLGSLGSGNHFLEVQRVTDVFREDVADAYGLAEDQIVVLIHCGSRGLGHQVCNDYLRKIEKRHGDLLAQLPDRELAAAPAESELAEAYYGAMCAAINFAWVNRQLVMHRTRQVFDRVFGRDWEAMEMHLLYDVAHNIAKKESHDVDGEERELYVHRKGATRAFPAGRPEVPKAYRDVGQPVIIPGSMGAGSYVLRGGERSLSLSFGSTAHGAGRVMSRTRAKKEYWGETVQSELRDQSSIYVKAQSGATVAEEAPGVYKNVDEVVRVSDALGIGDKVARTYPVCNIKG, from the coding sequence ATGACGACGCGCGAGTTCGACGGTGTCCGTCTCGAACGGGTTCGGGAGTACGTCTGGGAGATACCTCGGGAGGGTGAGATGCGCGTCCCCGCGCGCGTCCTCGCCAGCGAGGAACTGCTCGAACAGATCGGCGACGACAAGACGCTGCAGCAACTGAAGAACGCGACTCACCTGCCGGGGATGACGAAACACGCGCTCTGCATGCCGGATGGCCATCAGGGCTACGGCTTCCCCGTCGGCGGCGTGGGGGCGACAGATGCGAAAGACGGCTGTATCTCGCCGGGAGCGGTGGGCTACGACATAAACTGCGGCGTCAGAATGATGCGAACGAACCTCACCTACGACGACCTGCAGGGGCAAGAGGAGGAACTCGTAGATGCGCTGTTCGCCGCGATTCCGTCGGGTCTGGGCGGCGGCGGCGTCGTCGAGTCCGACGTCGACACGGTGAACGCGGTGCTCGAACGCGGCGTCGACTGGGCGCTCGAAGCGGGCTACGCGGTCGAAGACGACCTGTTGCACTGCGAGGACGAGGGGCGTCGTCCCGACGCCGACGCCGACGCGGTGTCGGAGAAGGCGAAGAACAGGGGCCGAAAGCAACTCGGCAGTCTCGGGTCGGGAAATCATTTTCTGGAGGTACAACGCGTCACCGACGTGTTCCGTGAGGATGTCGCCGACGCCTACGGACTGGCGGAGGACCAGATAGTTGTCCTCATCCACTGCGGAAGTCGCGGCCTCGGCCATCAGGTGTGCAACGACTACCTCCGGAAGATAGAGAAGCGCCACGGCGACCTGCTCGCGCAGTTGCCCGACAGGGAACTGGCCGCCGCACCTGCGGAAAGTGAACTCGCCGAAGCGTACTACGGTGCGATGTGCGCCGCCATCAACTTCGCGTGGGTGAACCGACAGCTCGTGATGCACCGGACGCGCCAGGTGTTCGATCGCGTGTTCGGTCGCGACTGGGAGGCGATGGAGATGCATCTCCTGTACGACGTCGCGCACAACATCGCCAAGAAGGAATCCCACGACGTAGACGGCGAGGAGCGCGAACTGTACGTTCACCGCAAGGGAGCGACGCGGGCGTTTCCGGCGGGTCGTCCGGAGGTCCCGAAGGCGTACCGCGACGTCGGCCAACCCGTCATCATCCCCGGAAGTATGGGCGCGGGAAGCTACGTGCTCCGCGGCGGCGAGCGGTCACTGTCGCTCTCGTTCGGGTCGACCGCCCACGGCGCGGGCCGGGTGATGAGTCGGACTCGCGCGAAGAAGGAGTACTGGGGCGAGACGGTACAGTCGGAACTGCGCGACCAGAGCAGCATCTACGTGAAGGCCCAGAGCGGCGCGACCGTCGCGGAGGAAGCTCCGGGCGTCTACAAGAACGTCGACGAGGTCGTCCGCGTCTCCGACGCGCTGGGCATCGGCGACAAAGTCGCGCGGACCTACCCGGTCTGCAACATCAAAGGGTGA
- a CDS encoding DUF7556 family protein, which translates to MPSEVVFQNTMDSRNPKRRATRRPPRGERGVANEHAAESDDAEVTCTFDEVDGEKSLVVADVSRDDAWLSMNASACVAVDSWR; encoded by the coding sequence ATGCCTTCAGAGGTTGTCTTTCAGAACACGATGGATTCCCGAAACCCGAAACGTCGGGCTACCCGACGCCCTCCACGCGGCGAACGTGGAGTTGCGAACGAGCACGCCGCCGAGTCGGACGACGCGGAAGTGACGTGTACGTTCGACGAGGTCGACGGAGAGAAGTCGCTGGTCGTCGCCGACGTCTCTCGCGACGACGCTTGGCTCTCGATGAACGCGTCCGCCTGTGTTGCGGTCGACTCCTGGCGGTGA
- a CDS encoding translation initiation factor eIF-2B: protein MIDETVEEIREMQTHSSSVVAVKATRALLELLDREFATLEEYERDLERNAGALRRANPSHASLYNAMREVTESVVGEADTVDEAKTRTRETIERVVEDVERGKRRAADTAAETFEDGETFLTHDYSSTVLEAVETATRGGTELTAYATEARPRYLGRKTARTLAAMDRVDAHLIVDSASGYVLEECDRVVIGMDCIVDDVLYNRVGTFPMVAAANEVGVPVTIVGSGAKIIEDGFRFENEFRSPAEVMLEPAEGFTIDNPAYDATPVPLIDEVITDEQTRHY from the coding sequence ATGATAGACGAGACGGTCGAGGAAATCCGGGAGATGCAGACCCACAGCTCCTCCGTCGTCGCCGTCAAGGCAACACGGGCGCTTTTGGAACTGCTCGACCGGGAGTTCGCGACTCTCGAAGAGTACGAACGCGACCTCGAACGAAACGCGGGGGCGCTCCGGCGGGCGAACCCGTCGCACGCCTCGCTGTACAACGCGATGCGGGAGGTCACAGAGAGCGTCGTCGGAGAGGCCGACACGGTGGACGAAGCGAAGACACGAACTCGAGAGACGATAGAGCGAGTCGTCGAGGACGTCGAGCGCGGCAAGCGCCGCGCGGCCGACACCGCCGCCGAGACGTTCGAGGACGGTGAGACGTTTCTCACGCACGACTACTCCTCGACGGTGCTGGAGGCCGTCGAGACGGCCACGCGCGGTGGGACCGAACTCACGGCGTACGCGACGGAGGCGCGCCCGCGCTATCTCGGACGGAAGACCGCGCGGACGCTCGCCGCGATGGACCGCGTCGACGCCCACCTCATCGTCGACAGCGCCTCGGGCTACGTCTTAGAGGAGTGTGACCGCGTCGTCATCGGGATGGACTGCATCGTCGACGACGTGCTGTACAACCGCGTCGGCACGTTCCCGATGGTCGCCGCGGCCAACGAGGTCGGCGTCCCCGTCACCATCGTCGGCTCCGGCGCGAAGATCATCGAGGACGGCTTCCGCTTCGAGAACGAGTTCCGCTCGCCCGCCGAGGTGATGCTCGAACCCGCCGAGGGCTTTACCATCGACAACCCCGCCTATGACGCGACGCCCGTGCCGCTGATAGACGAGGTCATCACCGACGAGCAGACGCGGCACTACTGA
- a CDS encoding Gfo/Idh/MocA family protein: MTLTVGMLGYRFMGQAHSNALARLPMFFPDAPEVVRHTLVGRDEEALADAADRFGFEHTATDWEDVVDEVDVFYNLGPNHLHADPSIAALEAGAHVFCEKPLAPTLDEAERMRHAAADAAGTAGCAFNYRFIPAIQYAKKLIDDGELGEIRHVDGRYMQDWLADPDAPWAWRMDKELAGSGALGDLGAHTVDLARFLVGEQAGDIDSVSGSLRTFVDERPVEGEDETRPVTVDDAYTAEAEFENGAMGTFEASRVATGHKNDHTIRVHGSEGSLKFSLERINELELLREGNRGYETILVTDEDDPYVDHWWPPGHVLGWEHTFVHENYEFLSAADAGEEFHPSFEDAYEAQRVLDAIERSDENGERVALD; the protein is encoded by the coding sequence ATGACGCTAACGGTCGGTATGCTCGGTTATCGCTTCATGGGACAGGCACACTCGAACGCGTTGGCGCGACTCCCAATGTTCTTCCCGGACGCGCCCGAGGTGGTCCGTCACACGCTCGTCGGTCGCGACGAGGAGGCACTAGCTGACGCCGCCGACCGATTCGGCTTCGAACACACCGCCACCGACTGGGAGGACGTCGTCGACGAGGTGGACGTGTTCTACAACCTCGGTCCGAACCACCTCCACGCCGACCCCTCCATCGCGGCGCTCGAAGCGGGCGCGCACGTGTTCTGCGAGAAACCGCTCGCGCCGACGCTCGACGAGGCCGAGCGGATGCGCCACGCCGCCGCCGACGCCGCGGGCACTGCGGGATGCGCCTTCAACTACCGGTTCATTCCCGCCATCCAGTACGCGAAAAAGCTCATCGACGACGGCGAACTCGGCGAGATTCGCCACGTCGACGGCCGCTACATGCAGGATTGGCTCGCCGACCCCGACGCGCCGTGGGCGTGGCGGATGGACAAAGAGCTCGCCGGGAGCGGCGCGCTCGGCGACCTCGGCGCGCACACGGTCGACCTCGCGCGCTTCCTCGTCGGCGAGCAGGCGGGCGACATCGACAGCGTGAGTGGCTCTCTCCGGACATTCGTCGACGAGCGACCCGTCGAAGGCGAAGACGAGACGCGCCCGGTCACCGTCGACGACGCGTACACCGCCGAGGCCGAGTTCGAGAACGGCGCGATGGGAACGTTCGAGGCCTCCCGCGTCGCGACGGGCCACAAGAACGACCACACGATTCGCGTCCACGGGTCGGAGGGAAGTCTGAAGTTCTCGCTCGAACGAATCAACGAACTCGAACTCCTGCGCGAAGGAAACCGCGGCTACGAGACCATTCTCGTCACCGACGAGGACGACCCCTACGTCGACCACTGGTGGCCGCCGGGCCACGTCCTCGGCTGGGAGCACACGTTCGTCCACGAGAACTACGAGTTCCTCTCGGCTGCCGACGCGGGCGAAGAGTTCCACCCGTCGTTCGAGGACGCCTACGAGGCCCAGCGGGTGCTCGACGCCATCGAGCGGAGCGACGAAAACGGCGAGCGGGTCGCGCTCGACTAG
- a CDS encoding NUDIX hydrolase, translated as MSNRPSTGSTADGLHPPDDDLHPPAERIRVVALGVVRRDDELLVFEGDSEESGTYYRPLGGGVEFGEHSVDALRREFREELEVELTQVHELGTFEDVFTLDGEECHEVHRVYGAAFVQQWPYQMDSFTGYEPELDEEFDCLWKPLSAFTDGEETLYPEKLPSVL; from the coding sequence ATGAGTAATCGACCCTCCACCGGTTCGACCGCCGACGGCCTCCACCCGCCCGACGACGACCTTCACCCGCCCGCCGAGCGAATTCGCGTCGTCGCCCTCGGCGTTGTCCGCCGAGACGACGAACTGCTCGTCTTCGAGGGCGACTCCGAGGAGTCGGGCACGTACTACCGCCCGCTCGGCGGAGGCGTCGAGTTTGGCGAGCACAGCGTCGACGCGCTCCGCCGCGAGTTCCGCGAGGAGTTGGAAGTCGAACTGACTCAGGTCCACGAACTCGGCACGTTCGAGGACGTGTTCACCCTCGACGGCGAAGAGTGTCACGAAGTACACCGCGTCTACGGCGCGGCGTTCGTCCAGCAGTGGCCCTACCAGATGGACTCCTTCACCGGCTACGAGCCCGAACTCGACGAGGAATTCGACTGTCTGTGGAAACCGCTGTCGGCGTTCACCGACGGCGAAGAGACGCTGTACCCCGAAAAACTGCCGAGCGTGCTCTGA